From the Paludisphaera mucosa genome, one window contains:
- a CDS encoding ExbD/TolR family protein, with translation MSIAPQFSTTPATEDDEFRGTRRYRPGPPDDVYFPVAPMLDMAFQLLAFFILTFRPPTAETHIDLHLPTTPAALPSAPRGMARPTSRTVDVDLENDVLIRAEADDLGDLKSLRLGEAAVPDLTQLGQRLRRYVELLGDRPLRVRLIADDRLLYEPAARIIAVCSSSGVAAVRLAPAGTSP, from the coding sequence GTGAGCATCGCGCCGCAATTCTCGACGACCCCGGCGACCGAGGACGACGAGTTCCGGGGGACGCGGCGCTACCGCCCCGGCCCCCCCGACGACGTCTACTTCCCCGTCGCGCCCATGCTCGACATGGCGTTCCAGCTCCTGGCCTTCTTCATCCTGACCTTCCGGCCGCCGACCGCCGAGACCCACATCGACCTCCACCTGCCGACCACCCCCGCCGCGCTCCCCAGCGCCCCGCGGGGGATGGCGCGGCCGACGTCGCGGACCGTCGACGTCGACCTGGAGAACGACGTGCTCATCCGCGCCGAGGCCGACGACCTCGGCGACCTGAAGTCCCTGCGCCTGGGCGAGGCGGCCGTCCCCGACCTGACGCAGCTCGGCCAGCGGCTCCGCCGCTACGTCGAGCTGCTCGGCGACCGCCCGCTGCGCGTCCGCCTGATCGCCGACGACCGCCTGCTCTACGAGCCCGCCGCGCGGATCATCGCCGTCTGCTCCTCCTCCGGGGTCGCCGCCGTCCGCCTGGCCCCGGCGGGGACCTCGCCATGA
- a CDS encoding ExbD/TolR family protein has translation MSRSSPSHALNPNLTPLLDLVLQLITFFMMLIHFGNQIEGETRAVRLPVAPAALPGVDLALDRLAAAIDARGSLLADGQVLQGDAASAWWRRQADARRSGLELLQTTPAADAARSDVPTLRLQFNGPDPGGELPTVVVLRADREASYGAVRKTLVDAQSQGFANFSLVVLNREAP, from the coding sequence ATGTCGCGCTCGTCCCCCTCGCACGCCCTGAACCCGAACCTGACGCCGCTGCTGGACCTGGTCCTCCAGCTCATCACGTTCTTCATGATGCTGATCCACTTCGGCAACCAGATCGAGGGCGAGACCCGCGCCGTGCGGCTGCCGGTCGCCCCCGCCGCCCTCCCCGGCGTCGACCTGGCGCTCGATCGGCTCGCGGCGGCGATCGACGCCCGGGGGAGCCTGCTGGCCGACGGCCAGGTCCTCCAGGGCGACGCCGCGTCGGCGTGGTGGAGGCGCCAGGCCGATGCGCGCCGCTCCGGGTTGGAACTGCTCCAGACGACGCCGGCCGCCGACGCGGCCCGGTCCGACGTCCCGACCCTACGTCTCCAATTCAACGGTCCCGACCCCGGCGGCGAGCTGCCCACGGTCGTCGTCCTCCGCGCCGACCGCGAGGCGTCGTACGGCGCGGTGCGGAAGACGCTGGTCGACGCCCAGTCGCAAGGGTTCGCCAACTTCAGCCTGGTCGTCCTGAACCGGGAGGCGCCGTGA
- a CDS encoding MotA/TolQ/ExbB proton channel family protein, producing MESRHGRAGAIASWLGIGLLAVWLGLAPQRATAQDAPGTAAKAVDSAPAAAGDQSGDESFLRWMIRASGLIGVLITVMSFYLVALIVWMAIHYRTSAAAPRSLVRETRELLDQKRFGDAYTRLMADRSLFARVLAAGVQKLPAGVAPARRAMEMANEDATMEMEHRTTYLATVGTLGPMIGLVGTVYGMIKAFRVIATKGTAPQASLLAEGISTALFATLEGIAISIPAIYFYALFRNRIARMSLEAEMAAEPLLEQFAPGVKAQEPAPPAPAPAGPGSHPHPFALNAALAASSVPGPRSALPPAHPE from the coding sequence ATGGAATCACGGCATGGCCGGGCGGGGGCGATCGCGTCCTGGCTCGGGATCGGGCTGCTGGCGGTCTGGCTCGGCCTCGCCCCCCAGCGGGCGACGGCCCAGGACGCCCCGGGAACGGCCGCGAAGGCCGTCGACTCGGCGCCGGCGGCGGCCGGCGACCAATCGGGCGACGAGTCGTTCCTGCGCTGGATGATCCGCGCGTCGGGGCTGATCGGCGTTCTGATCACGGTGATGTCGTTCTATCTCGTCGCCCTGATCGTCTGGATGGCCATCCACTACCGGACCTCGGCCGCCGCGCCGAGGAGCCTCGTGCGCGAGACCCGCGAGCTGCTCGATCAGAAGCGGTTCGGCGACGCGTACACCCGGCTCATGGCCGACCGTTCGCTGTTCGCCCGCGTGCTCGCCGCGGGCGTCCAGAAGCTCCCCGCGGGCGTCGCCCCGGCGCGTCGGGCGATGGAGATGGCCAACGAAGACGCCACGATGGAGATGGAACACCGCACGACCTACCTGGCCACCGTCGGCACCCTCGGCCCCATGATCGGCCTGGTGGGGACCGTCTACGGCATGATCAAGGCCTTCCGCGTCATCGCCACCAAGGGGACCGCGCCCCAGGCCAGCCTGCTCGCCGAGGGCATCTCGACCGCCCTGTTCGCGACCCTCGAAGGGATCGCGATCTCGATCCCGGCGATCTACTTCTACGCCCTCTTCCGCAACCGCATCGCGCGGATGTCGCTGGAGGCCGAGATGGCCGCCGAGCCCCTGCTCGAACAGTTCGCCCCCGGCGTGAAGGCCCAGGAGCCCGCCCCGCCCGCCCCCGCGCCCGCCGGGCCGGGCTCGCACCCGCATCCATTCGCGCTCAACGCCGCGCTGGCGGCGTCGAGCGTCCCGGGGCCGCGCTCGGCTCTGCCGCCCGCGCATCCCGAGTGA
- a CDS encoding proton/sodium-translocating pyrophosphatase encodes MTKYATSEKVGLILTLLIAVAGLAYAGMLVGQVLGADQGTAKMREVADAVREGAWAYLMRQAKALFPLIFLLTLILYFTAQASGAVQVGRAVAFFVGALFSWLVGFVGMNLAVRGNLRVAAAARTSYGNAMQLGYRTGTITGMLTDGLGLLGGTAIFIIFGEKAYEVLLGFGFGGTLLALFMRVGGGIYTKAADVGADLVGKVEANIPEDDPRNAATIADNVGDNVGDCAGMAADIFESYEVTIVAAMILGYASFGHKGVIFPLLVRAIGVLGSIISTYSVRAGVDSTSDEALHSVHRGFVIGSMISVAGFMALGLAYLHFDDSYIHSYPQAAYGYNVTSEFAAARETALASGVSLKDFTAGYTGPILAAQPFWADLGLVKGLDLRPAWTCLIGIILAISLNKVTSYYTHTQYEPVKSLAKSCQTGHATNIIQGLAVGYESAVVATLVIAGAIFLSVVIYDGASPLFVAYGVAMCGIGMLTLTGNTISMDVFGPVADNANGIGEMGYDKEEMGEVNYNRARQILADLDAVGNTTKAETKGIAIGSAVIAAVSLFSSFIAVVAVGSEDKVATMPLNAYLNEAGKLSVAAPMVFIGALIGGVVPLLFSSMLIRAVGRAAFLIVKECRIQFRDKDIWAGVKKPDYGRVVNICTSAAQSELVGPALLAILVPIMVGIFLGPQALGGFLAGMIIVGQLLAVFMSNAGGAWDNAKKLIEDEPRTASTGKGSERHKAAVTGDTVGDPLKDTAGPALNPLIKVMNMVSLLAIPTILAVGKGEYAWALYVVGVFCIAGVAWAVWRSKTESKELREMGEEMSAAAETTFEEVGAGR; translated from the coding sequence ATGACCAAGTATGCGACGTCCGAGAAGGTGGGCCTCATCCTGACGCTCCTGATCGCGGTGGCCGGCCTGGCCTACGCGGGGATGCTGGTCGGCCAGGTCCTGGGCGCCGACCAGGGGACGGCCAAGATGCGCGAGGTCGCCGACGCCGTCCGCGAGGGGGCGTGGGCTTATCTGATGAGGCAGGCGAAGGCCCTCTTCCCGCTCATCTTCCTGCTGACCCTGATCCTGTACTTCACGGCCCAGGCCTCGGGCGCGGTGCAGGTGGGCCGGGCGGTGGCGTTCTTCGTGGGCGCCCTGTTCTCGTGGCTGGTCGGCTTCGTCGGCATGAACCTGGCGGTGCGGGGCAACCTCCGCGTGGCCGCCGCGGCCCGGACGAGCTACGGCAACGCGATGCAGCTCGGCTATCGCACGGGCACGATCACCGGCATGCTGACCGACGGCCTGGGCCTGCTGGGCGGCACCGCGATCTTCATCATCTTCGGCGAGAAGGCTTATGAGGTGCTGCTGGGCTTCGGCTTCGGCGGCACGCTGCTGGCCCTGTTCATGCGGGTCGGCGGCGGCATCTACACCAAGGCGGCCGACGTCGGCGCCGACCTGGTGGGCAAGGTCGAGGCGAACATCCCCGAGGACGACCCCCGCAACGCGGCGACGATCGCCGACAACGTCGGCGACAACGTCGGCGACTGCGCCGGGATGGCGGCCGACATCTTCGAGAGCTATGAAGTCACGATCGTCGCGGCGATGATCCTGGGCTACGCCAGCTTCGGCCACAAGGGCGTCATCTTCCCGCTGCTCGTGCGGGCCATCGGCGTCCTGGGCTCGATCATCAGCACCTACAGCGTCCGCGCCGGCGTCGACAGCACCAGCGACGAGGCCCTGCACTCGGTCCACCGCGGCTTCGTGATCGGCTCGATGATCAGCGTCGCCGGCTTCATGGCCCTGGGCCTGGCCTACCTGCACTTCGACGACTCCTACATCCACAGCTATCCCCAGGCCGCCTACGGCTACAACGTGACCTCGGAATTCGCCGCGGCCCGCGAGACGGCCCTGGCCTCGGGCGTCTCGCTGAAGGACTTCACCGCGGGCTACACCGGCCCGATCCTCGCCGCCCAGCCGTTCTGGGCCGACCTGGGCCTGGTCAAGGGCCTGGACCTGCGGCCCGCCTGGACCTGCCTCATCGGCATCATCCTGGCGATCTCGCTGAACAAGGTGACGAGCTACTACACCCACACCCAGTACGAGCCGGTGAAGAGCCTGGCCAAGAGCTGCCAGACCGGCCACGCGACCAACATCATCCAGGGCCTGGCCGTCGGCTACGAGTCGGCGGTGGTGGCGACCCTGGTCATCGCGGGCGCGATCTTCCTCTCGGTGGTCATCTACGACGGGGCGAGCCCGCTGTTCGTGGCCTACGGCGTGGCGATGTGCGGCATCGGCATGCTGACCCTGACCGGCAACACGATCTCGATGGACGTCTTCGGCCCGGTGGCCGACAACGCCAACGGCATCGGCGAGATGGGCTACGACAAGGAGGAGATGGGCGAGGTCAACTACAACCGCGCCCGCCAGATCCTGGCCGACCTCGACGCGGTGGGCAACACCACCAAGGCCGAGACCAAGGGGATCGCCATCGGCTCGGCCGTCATCGCGGCGGTGAGCCTGTTCTCCAGCTTCATCGCGGTCGTCGCGGTGGGCAGCGAGGACAAGGTGGCCACGATGCCCCTGAACGCCTACCTGAACGAGGCCGGCAAGCTCTCGGTCGCCGCCCCGATGGTCTTCATCGGCGCCCTGATCGGCGGCGTCGTGCCCCTGCTCTTCAGCTCGATGCTGATCCGCGCCGTGGGCCGCGCCGCGTTCCTGATCGTCAAGGAGTGCCGGATCCAGTTCCGCGACAAGGACATCTGGGCCGGCGTCAAGAAGCCCGACTACGGCCGCGTGGTCAACATCTGCACCTCGGCCGCCCAGAGCGAGCTGGTGGGCCCCGCCCTGCTGGCCATCCTGGTGCCGATCATGGTCGGCATCTTCCTCGGCCCCCAGGCGCTCGGCGGCTTCCTCGCCGGCATGATCATCGTCGGCCAGCTGCTGGCCGTCTTCATGTCGAACGCCGGAGGCGCGTGGGACAACGCCAAGAAGCTCATCGAAGACGAGCCCCGCACCGCCTCCACCGGCAAGGGATCGGAGAGGCACAAGGCGGCCGTCACCGGCGACACCGTCGGCGACCCCCTGAAGGACACGGCCGGCCCGGCGCTCAACCCGCTGATCAAGGTCATGAACATGGTCAGCCTGCTGGCCATCCCCACGATCCTGGCCGTCGGCAAGGGCGAGTACGCCTGGGCCCTGTACGTCGTCGGCGTCTTCTGCATCGCCGGCGTCGCCTGGGCCGTGTGGCGGTCGAAGACCGAAAGCAAGGAGCTTCGCGAGATGGGCGAGGAGATGTCCGCCGCCGCCGAGACCACCTTCGAAGAGGTCGGCGCCGGCCGCTGA